A single Vigna radiata var. radiata cultivar VC1973A chromosome 8, Vradiata_ver6, whole genome shotgun sequence DNA region contains:
- the LOC106771609 gene encoding bifunctional 3-dehydroquinate dehydratase/shikimate dehydrogenase, chloroplastic → MTISSRNSAPFQCDAGIRNEGRRNSTLICGSTTAETVEGMVFEMVKAKELGADLVEARLDLLKDFHPTQHLPFLINNRPLPILISYRPIWEGGKYEGDETKRQEALRLAIDLECEFVEVELKVAHEFYNGIGWKKAESVKMVVSSHNLENTPSVEEIGNLAATIQASGADIVKITTTALDITDSARLLQLLLHSQVPMIGIAVGEKGILSRVLCAKFGGFLTFGSIEDGAVSSPGQPTIKELLDLYNFRHIGVDTKVHGVIGNPISHSKSPHLYNAAFKSMGFDGVYMPFLVDNVSDFLSTYSSLDFVGYSYTIPHKVDGLRCCDEVDPVAKAIGAISCMIRRPSNGKLIGYNMDYLGAIAAIEERLQDSNGRSMSGSPLYGKLFVVIGAGGAGKALAFGGKQKGARIVVANRTYSKAQELANRVGGKAITLSELENFHPEQGMILANATSVGMEPKIHQSLVPKEALKHYSLVFDAIYTPKLTRLLREAREVGAAIVYGTEMFINQAFVQFERFTRLPAPKQLMRDVLARNT, encoded by the exons ATGACTATCAGCAGCAGGAACAGCGCCCCG TTCCAGTGCGACGCAGGAATTCGAAATGAAGGTAGAAGAAACTCAACACTGATTTGTGGTTCAACGACGGCAGAGACGGTGGAAGGAATGGTGTTTGAGATGGTGAAGGCAAAAGAATTGGGTGCTGACTTAGTAGAGGCTCGGTTGGATTTGTTGAAGGACTTCCACCCTACTCAACATCTTCCGTTTCTGATCAATAACCGTCCTTTGCCCATTTTAATCAGCTATAG ACCAATATGGGAAGGAGGAAAGTACGAGGGTGATGAAACCAAACGACAAGAAGCTCTACGTCTAGCCATTGATTTGGAGTGTGAGTTTGTTGAAGTTGAATTAAAG GTGGCCCATGAGTTTTACAATGGCATTGGATGGAAGAAGGCAGAGAGTGTGAAGATGGTTGTGTCTTCACACAACTTGGAAAATACACCATCTGTGGAGGAAATCGGTAACCTTGCTGCTACAATTCAAGCTTCAGGGGCAGATATAGTGAAGATTACTACGACTGCCTTAGACATCACGGATTCTGCACGTCTTCTCCAACTCTTACTACACTCTCAA GTCCCAATGATAGGAATTGCAGTTGGTGAGAAGGGGATTTTGTCAAGGGTACTCTGCGCAAAATTTGGAGGATTTCTCACGTTTGGTTCAATTGAGGATGGTGCTGTATCATCTCCTGGGCAACCAACTATCAAAGAATTGTTAGATTTGTACAATTTTAGACACATTGGGGTTGACACTAAAGTACACGGTGTTATAGGAAATCCTATCAGTCATAGCAAAAGTCCTCATCTTTATAATGCAGCTTTCAAGTCTATGGGATTTGATGGAGTTTACATGCCTTTCTTGGTCGATAATGTCTCAGATTTTCTCAGCACTTACTCATCTCTTGATTTTGTTGGATACAG TTACACGATTCCTCACAAGGTGGATGGACTTAGATGTTGTGATGAAGTCGATCCTGTTGCTAAG GCAATAGGAGCTATTAGCTGCATGATTAGGAGGCCGAGTAATGGAAAACTGATAGGTTATAATATGGATTATCTTGGGGCCATTGCAGCTATCGAGGAACGACTACAGG ATTCAAACGGACGATCCATGTCTGGTTCACCTTTATATGGTAAACTGTTTGTGGTCATAGGAGCTGGTGGGGCAGGAAAGGCACTAGCATTCGGTGGAAAACAAAAGGGTGCAAGAATAGTTGTTGCTAATCGTACATATT CCAAAGCCCAAGAACTAGCCAACAGAGTGGGAGGAAAGGCTATTACTTTATCTGAATTAGAGAACTTCCACCCAGAACAAGGCATGATTCTCGCAAATGCTACATCTGTTGGAATGGAACCAAAAATTCACCAGTCACTCGTACCAAAG GAAGCCTTGAAACACTACTCCTTGGTATTTGATGCCATTTACACACCAAAGTTGACAAGACTCCTTCGAGAAGCACGAGAAGTTGGTGCTGCCATCGTTTATGGTACAGAAATGTTCATCAATCAAGCATTCGTGCAGTTTGAAAGGTTCACAAGGTTGCCAG CTCCAAAGCAACTCATGAGGGATGTGCTGGCAAGAAATACCTGA
- the LOC106772587 gene encoding vesicle-associated protein 2-2 isoform X1 codes for MSKASILEIEPKELKFIFELKKQSSCSVRLTNNTFDYVAFKVKTTSPKKYSVRPNVGVLVPKATSEFIVTMQAQREIPEDMVCKDKFLIQGTVVPAETTSDEVTSSLFIKDGSKYIEENKLKVTLISPPNSPDVSPTNGDFKNGLDHGKVQIYSKDETQSPEPMVLKNPDRVHEVLKLEEDMDLRADYYMGLDTMKDVEEPNEEAQLKVSKDKQSNMVKDVDELKPQKRLGVEVSKDTDSTKVKNAEELKPDKATQFKVSNVMDFNKARNAEELKPEKATELKVSKVRDLNKVKNAEEFKPENAGGLKVSEVQNLDPENSVKELNPETELKMSKDVEFKTKENIEELKPENVEELKMSKDMELEALKNVEELKLEKEAELRVSKSIEELKLLKAIEEMKLKLDGLESKLNESGVTISKLTEERRLSNHETKILQEKLILLIKVQEKFKSDSHFYMSVWWRLYVSSWDTVCTHNTVRRKLLTF; via the exons TTGAATTGAAGAAGCAAAGTTCTTGCTCGGTTCGGTTAACTAACAACACCTTTGACTATGTGGCGTTCAAG GTCAAAACGACGTCGCCTAAGAAATATTCGGTGCGTCCAAATGTTGGAGTGCTCGTGCCGAAAGCTACTTCTGAATTCATCG TTACAATGCAAGCCCAAAGGGAAATACCTGAAGATATGGTGTGCAAGGACAAGTTCTTAATCCAGGGCACAGTGGTTCCCGCCGAAACAACCAGTGACGAAGTTACGTCTAGCCTG TTtattaaagatggaagtaaatATATAGAAGAGAATAAGCTGAAGGTGACCCTGATCAGCCCACCCAATTCACCTGATGTCTCTCCTACTAATGGTGACTTTAAGAATGGTCTTGATCATGGAAAAGTTCAGATATATAGTAAAGATGAAACCCAATCGCCAGAGCCGATG GTTCTCAAAAATCCAGACAGGGTTCATGAGGTATTAAAGCTAGAAGAGGATATGGATTTGAGGGCAGATTATTATATGGGGTTGGACACTATGAAGGACGTAGAGGAGCCAAATGAAGAAGCACAGTTAAAAGTGTCCAAAGATAAGCAGTCGAACATGGTAAAGGACGTAGATGAACTGAAACCACAAAAAAGGTTAGGGGTAGAAGTGTCAAAAGATACGGATTCGACCAAAGTAAAGAATGCAGAGGAGCTGAAACCAGATAAAGCAACACAGTTCAAAGTGTCTAATGTTATGGATTTTAACAAAGCAAGGAATGCAGAGGAGCTGAAACCAGAGAAAGCAACAGAGTTGAAAGTGTCTAAAGTTCGGGATTTGAACAAAGTAAAGAATGCAGAGGAGTTTAAACCAGAGAATGCAGGTGGGTTGAAAGTGTCAGAAGTTCAGAATTTAGACCCAGAAAATTCTGTAAAGGAACTGAATCCAGAAACAGAGTTAAAAATGTCAAAAGATGTGGAGTTCAAAACAAAAGAGAATATTGAGGAACTGAAGCCAGAAAACGTTGAAGAGTTAAAAATGTCAAAAGATATGGAGTTGGAAgcattaaaaaatgttgaggaacTGAAGCTAGAAAAAGAAGCCGAGTTAAGAGTTTCAAAGAGTATAGAGGAGCTCAAATTATTGAAAGCTATTGAAGAGATGAAGTTAAAGCTTGATGGACTTGAGTCAAAACTAAATGAG TCTGGAGTAACAATATCAAAGTTAACAGAGGAGAGGAGGCTCAGCAATCATGAGACAAAAATCTTGCAAGAAAAACTA ATCTTATTAATAAAGGTCCAAGAAAAGTTCAAGTCGGATTCCCACTTTTATATGTCTGTATGGTGGCGCTTATATGTGTCTTCTTGGGATACCGTTTGCACCCATAACACCGTCCGCAGGAAGCTACTAACATTTTGA
- the LOC106772587 gene encoding vesicle-associated protein 2-2 isoform X2 → MSKASILEIEPKELKFIFELKKQSSCSVRLTNNTFDYVAFKVKTTSPKKYSVRPNVGVLVPKATSEFIVTMQAQREIPEDMVCKDKFLIQGTVVPAETTSDEVTSSLFIKDGSKYIEENKLKVTLISPPNSPDVSPTNGDFKNGLDHGKVQIYSKDETQSPEPMVLKNPDRVHEVLKLEEDMDLRADYYMGLDTMKDVEEPNEEAQLKVSKDKQSNMVKDVDELKPQKRLGVEVSKDTDSTKVKNAEELKPDKATQFKVSNVMDFNKARNAEELKPEKATELKVSKVRDLNKVKNAEEFKPENAGGLKVSEVQNLDPENSVKELNPETELKMSKDVEFKTKENIEELKPENVEELKMSKDMELEALKNVEELKLEKEAELRVSKSIEELKLLKAIEEMKLKLDGLESKLNESGVTISKLTEERRLSNHETKILQEKLADLINKGPRKVQVGFPLLYVCMVALICVFLGYRLHP, encoded by the exons TTGAATTGAAGAAGCAAAGTTCTTGCTCGGTTCGGTTAACTAACAACACCTTTGACTATGTGGCGTTCAAG GTCAAAACGACGTCGCCTAAGAAATATTCGGTGCGTCCAAATGTTGGAGTGCTCGTGCCGAAAGCTACTTCTGAATTCATCG TTACAATGCAAGCCCAAAGGGAAATACCTGAAGATATGGTGTGCAAGGACAAGTTCTTAATCCAGGGCACAGTGGTTCCCGCCGAAACAACCAGTGACGAAGTTACGTCTAGCCTG TTtattaaagatggaagtaaatATATAGAAGAGAATAAGCTGAAGGTGACCCTGATCAGCCCACCCAATTCACCTGATGTCTCTCCTACTAATGGTGACTTTAAGAATGGTCTTGATCATGGAAAAGTTCAGATATATAGTAAAGATGAAACCCAATCGCCAGAGCCGATG GTTCTCAAAAATCCAGACAGGGTTCATGAGGTATTAAAGCTAGAAGAGGATATGGATTTGAGGGCAGATTATTATATGGGGTTGGACACTATGAAGGACGTAGAGGAGCCAAATGAAGAAGCACAGTTAAAAGTGTCCAAAGATAAGCAGTCGAACATGGTAAAGGACGTAGATGAACTGAAACCACAAAAAAGGTTAGGGGTAGAAGTGTCAAAAGATACGGATTCGACCAAAGTAAAGAATGCAGAGGAGCTGAAACCAGATAAAGCAACACAGTTCAAAGTGTCTAATGTTATGGATTTTAACAAAGCAAGGAATGCAGAGGAGCTGAAACCAGAGAAAGCAACAGAGTTGAAAGTGTCTAAAGTTCGGGATTTGAACAAAGTAAAGAATGCAGAGGAGTTTAAACCAGAGAATGCAGGTGGGTTGAAAGTGTCAGAAGTTCAGAATTTAGACCCAGAAAATTCTGTAAAGGAACTGAATCCAGAAACAGAGTTAAAAATGTCAAAAGATGTGGAGTTCAAAACAAAAGAGAATATTGAGGAACTGAAGCCAGAAAACGTTGAAGAGTTAAAAATGTCAAAAGATATGGAGTTGGAAgcattaaaaaatgttgaggaacTGAAGCTAGAAAAAGAAGCCGAGTTAAGAGTTTCAAAGAGTATAGAGGAGCTCAAATTATTGAAAGCTATTGAAGAGATGAAGTTAAAGCTTGATGGACTTGAGTCAAAACTAAATGAG TCTGGAGTAACAATATCAAAGTTAACAGAGGAGAGGAGGCTCAGCAATCATGAGACAAAAATCTTGCAAGAAAAACTA gCAGATCTTATTAATAAAGGTCCAAGAAAAGTTCAAGTCGGATTCCCACTTTTATATGTCTGTATGGTGGCGCTTATATGTGTCTTCTTGGGATACCGTTTGCACCCATAA